The following are encoded in a window of Streptomyces sp. 11x1 genomic DNA:
- the zwf gene encoding glucose-6-phosphate dehydrogenase translates to MAPLSVTGANPLRDAADRRLPRIAGPSGLVIFGVTGDLSRKKLMPAVYDLANRGLLPPGFSLVGFARREWANEDFAQEVHDAVKEHARTPFREEVWQQLIQGMRFVQGTFDDDESFERLRDTIEELDKAQGTGGNFAFYLSVPPSAFPVVIQQLKKHGLADQSGGSWRRAVIEKPFGHDLASAEDLNATVEEVFAPDQVFRIDHYLGKETVQNILALRFANTMFEPIWNRSFVDHVQITMAEDIGIGGRAGYYDGIGAARDVIQNHLLQLMALTAMEEPASFDADALAAEKTKVLGAVRLPKDLGRDTVFAQYAAGWQGGEKVIGYLEEDGIDRKSKTDTYAAIKVEVDNRRWAGVPFYLRTGKRLGRRVTEIAVVFQRAPHSPFDSTATEELGQNAIVIRVQPDEGVTVRFGSKVPGTSMEIRDVSMDFAYGESFTESSPEAYERLILDVLLGDSNLFPRTEEVELSWKILDPIEEYWDKHGRPAQYQAGTWGPVEADEMLERDGRSWRRP, encoded by the coding sequence TTGGCACCTCTTTCCGTCACCGGAGCGAATCCGCTTCGTGACGCCGCGGACCGACGGCTCCCGCGTATCGCGGGGCCGTCGGGCCTGGTCATCTTCGGCGTCACAGGCGATTTGTCACGTAAAAAGCTGATGCCTGCCGTGTACGACCTCGCCAACCGCGGACTGCTGCCGCCGGGCTTCTCGCTCGTCGGCTTCGCGCGCCGGGAATGGGCCAACGAGGACTTCGCGCAGGAGGTGCACGACGCGGTCAAGGAGCACGCGCGGACGCCCTTCCGCGAGGAGGTCTGGCAGCAGCTCATCCAGGGCATGAGGTTCGTCCAGGGCACCTTCGACGACGACGAGTCCTTCGAGCGGCTGCGCGACACCATCGAGGAGCTGGACAAGGCCCAGGGCACCGGGGGCAACTTCGCCTTCTACCTCTCCGTGCCGCCGTCCGCGTTCCCGGTCGTCATCCAGCAGCTGAAGAAGCACGGGCTGGCGGACCAGTCGGGCGGGTCCTGGCGGCGCGCGGTCATCGAGAAGCCGTTCGGCCACGACCTGGCGTCCGCCGAGGACCTCAACGCGACCGTGGAGGAGGTCTTCGCCCCGGACCAGGTCTTCCGCATCGACCACTACCTGGGCAAGGAGACCGTCCAGAACATCCTGGCGCTGCGCTTCGCCAACACGATGTTCGAGCCGATCTGGAACCGGTCCTTCGTCGACCACGTACAGATCACGATGGCCGAGGACATCGGCATCGGCGGCCGGGCGGGCTACTACGACGGTATCGGCGCGGCCCGTGACGTCATCCAGAACCACCTGCTGCAGCTGATGGCGCTGACCGCGATGGAGGAGCCCGCCTCCTTCGACGCGGACGCGCTCGCCGCCGAGAAGACCAAGGTGCTCGGCGCGGTGCGGCTACCGAAGGACCTGGGCCGGGACACCGTGTTCGCGCAGTACGCGGCCGGCTGGCAGGGCGGCGAGAAGGTCATCGGCTACCTCGAAGAGGACGGCATCGACCGCAAGTCGAAGACCGACACCTACGCGGCGATCAAGGTCGAGGTCGACAACCGCCGCTGGGCGGGCGTCCCCTTCTACCTGCGGACCGGCAAGCGGCTGGGCCGTCGGGTCACCGAGATCGCGGTGGTCTTCCAGCGCGCCCCGCACTCCCCCTTCGACTCCACCGCCACCGAGGAGCTGGGCCAGAACGCGATCGTCATCCGCGTCCAGCCGGACGAGGGTGTCACGGTCCGCTTCGGTTCGAAGGTGCCGGGCACCTCGATGGAGATCCGGGACGTGTCGATGGACTTCGCCTACGGCGAGTCCTTCACGGAGTCCTCGCCCGAGGCGTACGAGCGTCTGATCCTCGACGTCCTCCTGGGCGACTCGAACCTCTTCCCGCGCACCGAGGAGGTCGAGCTGTCCTGGAAGATCCTCGACCCGATCGAGGAGTACTGGGACAAGCACGGCAGGCCCGCGCAGTACCAGGCGGGCACCTGGGGTCCCGTCGAGGCGGACGAGATGCTCGAGCGAGACGGACGGAGCTGGCGCCGGCCATGA
- a CDS encoding MFS transporter, translated as MPESPSRAVAEAAAPSPAALPASPSAASSKPSRVAAASLIGTTIEYYDFAVYGTASALVLGPAFFPSGNPTVSTLAAFLTFAAAFLSRPLGVVLFGTIGDRLGRRRALVASLLLMGLATVGVGLLPTYETAGLLAPVLLVTLRLLQGVSMGGEWGGAVLLAAEHAPPGRRALYAAVPNVGPSLGFLLSSAVILPTLNIVGRDGFADWAWRVPFLLSAVLVVVGLWVRSTVSESPLFRERSSAGTSAGTSGSPAAPVSRFPLGTLVTRHPGRLLLGTGAAIGGSAVYYLTIVYSLSYGPKSLGIPQNTMLTAASVGAAAGIAITLPVARLADRVGRRPLMLAGAAGSVVWAVPMYGSLSTGNAFLITGAYTVGLGLLALMFSPMAAFLAELFPAWLRYTGASAAFILANTFGGGFAPLVATWLNSQWSSPLVLGFYSGGLCLVSLVCVWALPETREDDFAV; from the coding sequence ATGCCCGAATCCCCGTCCAGGGCCGTCGCCGAGGCCGCGGCCCCCAGCCCCGCCGCCTTACCTGCCTCCCCGTCGGCCGCGTCGAGCAAGCCGTCCCGGGTCGCCGCCGCGAGTCTCATCGGCACGACCATCGAGTACTACGACTTCGCCGTCTACGGCACGGCCTCCGCGCTCGTCCTCGGCCCCGCGTTCTTCCCCTCCGGCAACCCGACCGTCTCCACCCTCGCCGCGTTCCTCACCTTCGCCGCGGCCTTCCTGTCCCGCCCCCTCGGCGTCGTGCTCTTCGGCACGATCGGCGACCGACTGGGCAGACGGCGCGCCCTGGTCGCCTCCCTCCTGCTCATGGGCCTCGCGACGGTCGGCGTCGGCCTGCTCCCGACCTACGAGACCGCCGGACTCCTCGCCCCCGTCCTCCTGGTGACCCTCCGTCTGCTGCAGGGCGTCAGCATGGGCGGCGAGTGGGGCGGCGCGGTCCTGCTGGCTGCCGAGCACGCCCCGCCCGGCCGACGGGCCCTGTACGCCGCCGTCCCGAACGTCGGCCCCTCCCTCGGGTTCCTGCTCTCCAGCGCCGTCATCCTCCCGACCCTGAACATCGTGGGCCGCGACGGCTTCGCCGACTGGGCCTGGCGGGTGCCGTTCCTGCTCAGCGCGGTGCTCGTGGTGGTCGGGCTGTGGGTGCGGTCGACGGTGTCGGAGTCACCACTCTTCCGGGAACGGTCCTCGGCGGGCACGTCCGCGGGCACGTCGGGGTCCCCGGCGGCACCGGTGTCGCGCTTCCCGCTCGGCACGCTCGTCACACGCCACCCCGGGCGGCTGCTGCTCGGCACCGGCGCGGCGATCGGCGGGTCCGCCGTCTACTACCTGACGATCGTCTACAGCCTGTCCTACGGGCCGAAGTCGCTCGGCATCCCGCAGAACACGATGCTCACGGCGGCGAGTGTGGGGGCGGCGGCGGGGATCGCGATCACCCTGCCCGTCGCCCGGCTGGCCGACCGGGTCGGGCGCCGTCCGCTGATGCTGGCGGGGGCGGCCGGGTCCGTCGTGTGGGCCGTGCCGATGTACGGGTCGCTCAGCACGGGCAACGCGTTCTTGATCACCGGCGCGTACACGGTGGGTCTCGGGCTGCTCGCCCTGATGTTCTCGCCAATGGCGGCGTTCCTGGCGGAGCTGTTCCCGGCGTGGCTGCGCTACACCGGGGCGTCGGCGGCGTTCATCCTGGCCAACACGTTCGGGGGCGGGTTCGCTCCGCTCGTGGCGACGTGGTTGAACAGTCAGTGGTCGTCGCCGTTGGTGCTGGGGTTCTACTCGGGTGGGTTGTGCCTGGTCAGTCTGGTGTGCGTGTGGGCGCTGCCGGAAACCCGTGAGGACGACTTCGCCGTCTGA
- the pgl gene encoding 6-phosphogluconolactonase, whose translation MSTPQLVVHRDKELMAQAAAARLITKVVDAQASRGYASVVLTGGRNGNGLLAALAAAPARDAVDWGRLDLWWGDERFLPEGDAERNVTQARQALLDSVPLDPKRVHAMPASDGPWGADVDAAAAAYAEELARAAGPENHGSVPTFDVLMLGVGPDTHVASLFPELPAVRETERTVVGVRGAPKPPPTRVTLTLPAIRAAREVWLLAAGEDKAGAAAIALSGAGEIQAPAAGASGRARTLWLLDAAAASRLPRSLYPPASP comes from the coding sequence ATGAGCACCCCGCAGTTGGTCGTGCACCGCGACAAGGAGCTGATGGCGCAGGCCGCGGCGGCCCGGCTGATCACCAAGGTCGTCGACGCGCAGGCCTCGCGCGGCTACGCCTCGGTCGTCCTCACGGGTGGCCGCAACGGCAACGGGCTGCTCGCCGCGCTGGCGGCGGCGCCCGCCCGGGACGCGGTCGACTGGGGCCGGCTGGACCTGTGGTGGGGCGACGAGCGGTTCCTGCCCGAGGGCGACGCCGAGCGCAATGTCACCCAGGCCCGTCAGGCGCTGCTGGACTCGGTGCCGCTGGACCCCAAGCGGGTGCACGCCATGCCGGCTTCGGACGGGCCGTGGGGTGCCGATGTGGACGCGGCGGCCGCGGCGTACGCCGAGGAGCTGGCGCGGGCGGCGGGGCCGGAGAACCACGGGTCGGTGCCGACGTTCGACGTGCTGATGCTGGGGGTCGGGCCGGACACCCATGTGGCCTCGCTCTTCCCCGAGCTGCCCGCCGTGCGGGAGACCGAGCGGACGGTGGTGGGGGTGCGCGGAGCGCCGAAGCCGCCGCCGACGCGGGTCACTCTGACGTTGCCGGCGATCCGGGCGGCGCGTGAGGTGTGGTTGCTCGCGGCCGGGGAGGACAAGGCGGGGGCGGCGGCGATCGCGTTGTCCGGAGCCGGGGAGATCCAGGCGCCGGCTGCGGGGGCGAGCGGGAGGGCGCGGACGCTGTGGCTGCTGGACGCGGCGGCGGCGTCACGCCTGCCGCGCTCGCTGTATCCGCCGGCCTCGCCATAA
- the opcA gene encoding glucose-6-phosphate dehydrogenase assembly protein OpcA, producing the protein MKTDLTDTTASKINKALVKARRAIGTPAVGMVLTLVIVTDEENAYDALKSANDASREHPSRTIVVIKRVSRSPRDRTKSRLDAEVRVGADAGTGDTVVLRLYGEVADHAQSVVLPLLLPDAPVVVWWPVNAPLDPARDPLGALGQRRVTDSYAAEKPIDELRARAENYEPGDTDLAWTRITPWRSMLAAALDQVDCEVISAEVQGEQYNPSVELLAMWLADRLHVHVRRGVSAGPGLNEVRMLTSTGPIRLYRPNGGLALLTLEDQPDRAVALKRRETSELLAEELRRLDPDDTYASALRFGVDRLGGGLSAAPGSAPAAATAAGSGSSATAGARATAGGAASGGAAPGAAGGTSGVTASGGAGALGSGSVASAGGPGHASVSVPGAVSGSGPGLGAAVASAASAARAAAALPPAASSATPSGAEGSTGSAGDGAGAGAGDSERPTPAQMPPVKKATTS; encoded by the coding sequence ATGAAGACAGACCTCACGGACACCACGGCCAGCAAGATCAACAAGGCGCTGGTGAAAGCCCGCCGGGCGATAGGCACCCCGGCGGTCGGCATGGTGCTGACGCTGGTCATCGTGACGGACGAGGAGAACGCGTACGACGCGCTCAAGTCCGCCAACGACGCCTCCCGCGAGCACCCTTCGCGCACGATCGTGGTGATCAAGCGCGTCTCCCGCTCGCCGCGCGACCGTACGAAGTCCCGCCTCGACGCCGAGGTACGGGTGGGCGCGGACGCGGGCACCGGTGACACGGTCGTGCTGCGGCTGTACGGCGAGGTCGCGGACCACGCCCAGTCGGTCGTGCTCCCGCTGCTGCTGCCGGACGCGCCGGTGGTCGTCTGGTGGCCGGTGAACGCGCCGCTCGACCCGGCCCGCGATCCGCTGGGCGCGCTCGGACAGCGCCGGGTCACCGACAGCTACGCCGCAGAGAAGCCGATCGACGAGCTGCGGGCCCGCGCGGAGAACTACGAGCCCGGCGACACGGACCTGGCCTGGACCCGGATCACCCCTTGGCGCTCCATGCTGGCCGCCGCGCTCGACCAGGTGGACTGCGAGGTCATCTCCGCGGAGGTGCAGGGCGAGCAGTACAACCCGAGCGTGGAACTGCTGGCCATGTGGCTGGCGGACCGGCTCCATGTGCACGTACGGCGTGGGGTGTCGGCCGGGCCCGGCCTGAACGAGGTGCGGATGCTGACCAGCACCGGCCCCATCCGGCTCTACCGGCCGAACGGCGGGCTGGCGCTGCTCACGCTGGAGGACCAGCCGGACCGGGCCGTGGCGCTGAAGCGCCGCGAGACCTCCGAGCTGCTGGCGGAGGAGCTGCGCAGGCTCGACCCCGACGACACGTACGCGTCGGCCCTGCGGTTCGGGGTGGACCGGCTGGGCGGCGGGCTGAGCGCTGCGCCGGGCAGCGCGCCGGCGGCGGCGACAGCGGCGGGTTCCGGGAGCTCCGCGACCGCGGGTGCCAGGGCTACGGCTGGGGGTGCTGCCTCTGGTGGTGCGGCGCCTGGTGCCGCTGGTGGGACTTCCGGCGTCACGGCTTCCGGGGGTGCCGGGGCACTGGGCTCCGGGTCGGTGGCCTCGGCCGGTGGGCCCGGTCATGCCTCGGTGTCCGTTCCGGGTGCCGTCTCCGGCTCGGGTCCGGGGCTGGGTGCGGCCGTCGCGTCGGCCGCTTCCGCGGCGCGGGCTGCCGCGGCGCTGCCGCCGGCCGCCTCTTCGGCCACCCCTTCGGGGGCGGAGGGGTCGACCGGGTCGGCCGGTGACGGTGCCGGTGCCGGTGCCGGTGACTCCGAACGGCCCACTCCGGCGCAGATGCCGCCCGTGAAGAAGGCGACCACGTCATGA
- the tal gene encoding transaldolase — protein MTDALKRLSEEGVAIWLDDLSRKRITSGNLAELIDQQHVVGVTTNPSIFQKAISSGDGYEQQVSDLAARRVTVEEAIRMITTADVRDAADILRPVFDATGGQDGRVSIEVDPRLAHNTKATVAEAKQLAWLVDRPNTLIKIPATMGGLPAITEVIGLGISVNVTLIFSLERYRQVMDAYLAGLEKAKERGLDLSKIHSVASFFVSRVDTEIDKRLDALGTDEAKAARGKAGVANARLAYQAYEEVFSDGRWAALESAGANKQRPLWASTGVKDPAYKSTLYVDELVAPNTVNTMPEATLEATAASGEIRGNAIAGTYEQSRAELDAVEKLGISYDEVVQLLEDEGVEKFEASWNDLLKSTEAELQRLAPSEG, from the coding sequence ATGACAGACGCACTCAAGCGCCTCTCCGAGGAAGGCGTGGCGATCTGGCTGGACGACCTGTCGCGCAAGCGCATCACGTCCGGCAACCTCGCCGAGCTGATCGACCAGCAGCACGTCGTGGGCGTCACCACCAACCCGTCGATCTTCCAGAAGGCGATCAGCAGCGGTGACGGCTACGAGCAGCAGGTCTCCGACCTCGCCGCCCGTAGGGTCACCGTCGAAGAGGCCATCCGCATGATCACGACAGCGGACGTCCGTGACGCCGCCGACATCCTGCGCCCGGTCTTCGACGCGACCGGCGGCCAGGACGGCCGGGTCTCCATCGAGGTCGACCCGCGCCTGGCGCACAACACCAAGGCGACGGTCGCCGAGGCCAAGCAGCTGGCGTGGCTGGTGGACCGCCCGAACACCCTGATCAAGATCCCGGCGACGATGGGCGGCCTGCCGGCCATCACCGAGGTCATCGGCCTCGGCATCAGCGTCAACGTGACACTGATCTTCTCGCTGGAGCGCTACCGCCAGGTGATGGACGCCTACCTGGCCGGTCTGGAGAAGGCCAAGGAGCGCGGCCTGGACCTGTCGAAGATCCACTCGGTGGCGTCCTTCTTCGTGTCCCGGGTGGACACCGAGATCGACAAGCGCCTCGACGCGCTCGGCACCGACGAGGCCAAGGCCGCGCGCGGCAAGGCCGGTGTCGCCAACGCCCGGCTCGCCTACCAGGCGTACGAGGAGGTCTTCTCGGACGGCCGCTGGGCCGCCCTGGAGAGCGCGGGTGCCAACAAGCAGCGTCCGCTGTGGGCCTCGACCGGCGTCAAGGACCCGGCGTACAAGAGCACGCTGTACGTCGACGAGCTGGTCGCGCCCAACACGGTGAACACCATGCCGGAGGCCACGCTGGAGGCCACCGCGGCGAGCGGTGAGATCCGCGGCAACGCGATCGCGGGCACCTACGAGCAGTCGCGTGCCGAGCTGGACGCGGTCGAGAAGCTCGGGATCTCGTACGACGAGGTCGTGCAGCTGCTGGAGGACGAGGGCGTCGAGAAGTTCGAGGCTTCCTGGAACGACCTGCTCAAGTCGACCGAGGCGGAGCTGCAGCGCCTCGCACCCTCGGAGGGCTGA